Part of the Neisseria leonii genome is shown below.
TGGCAGGTGAAGCAGTTGGCCGGTGCACCGTTGAAGACTGCGGCACCGCGTGCGGCACGGTCGGCATCATAGGCTTCTTTGGGTTTGGACAAAGACATCACATAATGCGCTACATCACGCACACGCTCTTCACCCAATACCGGACCCCAGGCAGCCATCACACCCACACGGCCTTTTTCGATGGTTTCACGGATTTTTTCCGGCGAACCGCCCCACAGCCAATCGTTGTCGGTCAGATTCGGAAAGCCGCGGTTACCTTTGCCGTCTGAAGCGTGGCATTGGATACAGTAGGTATCGAACAGGTTTTTACCGATGCGCAATGCCTGCGGATCTCTGGCTACTTCTTCAACGGGCATACCGGCGAATTTGGCATACAGCGGACCGTAAGTATCGTTGGCCTCGGCAACTTCTTTTTCATACTGGTTGGCACTGGTCCAGTTCAGGAAACCTTTATAGTCGCCCAAACCGGGATAGGCAGCCAAGTAGCCGATGGCAAACAGCATGGTCAAAATAAACAGATAAAACCACCACTTAGGCAGCGGATTGTTATATTCCTCAATGCCGTCCCAAGCATGACCCATGGTTTCGACTTCTTCGCCTTTTTTGGGCTGTTTCACTTTGTTTTGGGAAAACAGAAGCCAAAACAGACCGATAAAGCTCAACACCACAATGGCGATA
Proteins encoded:
- the ccoP gene encoding cytochrome-c oxidase, cbb3-type subunit III → MNTTQFTSSFWSYYIIAIVVLSFIGLFWLLFSQNKVKQPKKGEEVETMGHAWDGIEEYNNPLPKWWFYLFILTMLFAIGYLAAYPGLGDYKGFLNWTSANQYEKEVAEANDTYGPLYAKFAGMPVEEVARDPQALRIGKNLFDTYCIQCHASDGKGNRGFPNLTDNDWLWGGSPEKIRETIEKGRVGVMAAWGPVLGEERVRDVAHYVMSLSKPKEAYDADRAARGAAVFNGAPANCFTCHGDKGQGIQGLGPNLTDDIWLWGGSQKAIIETITNGRHNQMPAWNSFLDSDKLHLMTAYVWGLSNRDGGAAAKQEAPASGQASAPAADTARVSVENGVVKFYFATASNELAADAATVAADVVAAGKDGKKLIVSGFADSTGDAAANEVLSKERAQAVQAFLEAQGVPAANIELRKPENTTGAKGNDVEGRRVEVVIGS